In Carassius carassius chromosome 27, fCarCar2.1, whole genome shotgun sequence, the sequence ATTATAGGCCTAGATACCTTGCCCTACTTGTTTATTCTATAAGTCAGGTAAGCGAAAAATATAAACTGGTCCAACGAGAAGCTTAACCTGTCAGAAACTTAATCATGAACAGTTACTATCCAGTTCTTGCTGCTGCAGCCCCGGGACCTGCAACCATTCCAGAGTTCTCTGTTGTAGCAGGGTCCATTTCAAAGCTTCCCAGTGATTCATGCCATGGCTGCCAAAGAAGCTACAGCCAAGGCTGCCCCAGCGTTTCAGCAAAAGCTCTCCATGGCTGGTCAACCTCTCTGGTCCCAGGGTCCTGCTGAAGCCACTCTGGTCACAGAGGTTTCTTTCTCAACTGCTTCAAAGGATCTTCTTATGTCCTCAGAGTTTCTTGTCAGTGGTGTGATTCCTCTTTACACATGTGAGCCACATTAAAACACAATGAAAAGCATTTAAATTACAATACTTGAAATGTAGTAGCCCCCAAAAATTTAAGCCCAAGAACTCAAATCACAAAAAACAACCTTTTTACTCCTCATCAGAGAGTGAAATTCATGAAACACTAGGCAGCAATGAAAATCCTGACAATGAACAGCTCAAGTGCATACAATATGTAAAAACAgagaataaattatgaaaatcaGACTTGTATTGGCTCGTTGTGATATAAACGGTATGCAGTACATGTTTGAGTCATACCTGTCATGTGACTAAACAACCGAGGATGTACTTCCGGAGCAGCTCACTTGACCACGTCAAACAAAACGCTCTATGACATAGATTTGAAGATGTTAAGGTAAGTATAAACATTACCTTTCTGAAAAGTCAAAGTTACAATAGATGCTTACAGTAGATCCTTCATCAGGTGTTGGAAAGATTAGATAATGTATATTGCTTAGGGCAAGCTAAACAATGTGCATTCAGCATGCTCAGTGTACAGAGAGCAGTTTTCCGTAGTCAAAACAAATGAAGAGACTctcattattaatataacattgaACAATCTTTTTACTTCTTAAGTGGATAAAGATGAAGATTCACTGACATTTACTGATTTTTCATTTCACTAAAAGACTTTTATTTGATTCCTTCAAAAGGTGTAAACACTGTGTTTACTTTTTCAAATAGATTTGATTTATATTCCTGGATACCCAAAGAATACCACAAACTCTTAAGAAAAGGTATGAAATGACACCAGCCACATCAAATAAGTATGCTATTAGGactaaataatgtaaattaatttctatATTAAATATGAACGTATGCTTTTTTTCTAACAGCCGAGAAGATTTTTTCAAGGTCAGAGTTGTAAATTTATGGTAAAATGTTGTCTTTCTATCAATTATTATCTCATTacttaaatataacttttttttccatAGGCTTAAATGTTGGCCCAATATCTACTCCATCTATTTGAAAGCTGATGGTCAGTTTGGCCCAATCAAGTTCATTAACACATGTGTTCCTGATTCAATTCTGATGGCCTTATATATTTGCTGTACTCAAAATATCCATATTGCATCTctatttaactcttttgaaaaacTGAGGGCACCTATGGTCTTCTTAAGAGCTAGAATGTATAATGAGGCCAAAGCATCTTGGTTATATTGGTGTAACGTCACTGTGACCGTAGATACTGAAAACAAATATGTAACAGATGCTTGGAGTAACCCAAAGGATCATTTACACATGTTTGATGAACTTATAGTGAGCAACAACAAACTGAGGTAATTGCATTTcctattttttttcactttctgaACTAATCACctttgaaataaaatcaatatttctGGAAGTttcattatgtaaaagtgtaCAGTATAAGAACACACTGTGGAATTTAGCTTACCGAACCTTACAAGTGAGCCAACATGAGCCACGTCATTTAACTATATTCTTTTCTCTAACCAGCCCATTTGAACGTCTTGGCAATGTGCATGCCCTGGGTATCAGTGATCTGTATCCTTTGCTTGTTCTAGTGGAAATAAATCAGACAATGGATACAGCGCCACCCCTATACATTGATGACAATTACCACAGGTAAAGGCTACAAATTATTttacagtggttctcaaacctatTTTAGAGCACAATCCCAAGTACCACAACATCTGCCATATCAGATTTTGTAACCTAGTGTGTCATGGTCAAGCTGTTTTCACACTGTATGGACAGCTCAGCTGCTAATGAGCAAACTAGCAAAGAAAAATGAAAGATTTGcaattttataaatgtctttacttttagGACCTATGAACTTCAGTTTTTGCTGATGACGAGGACATCCCTCCCTACTCATATGATTGTGGGGTTAAACTTATTTGATCGATGGATTCTCTACGATAATTCAAagttatcaattgataattttaATCCCAAGAATGCTGATTTTAGAGGAGATTTCACCATCCTGCTTATTGGCTATGTTAATGTAGCACAAGATGACCATTACAGAGAAGGTATGTTTATTGATACTTTCACTgtactgtcagaaaaaaaagtttcttaaacTTACAAAGTATAAAAGCCCCAAAAGACACATTTTAGAGCAGCGGTTTTCAATCCTGGTCCTGAGGACAActactctgcacattttgtatgtctcccttagtTGACACACTTGCCTAATGAGCTTGTGATCTGAATCAGGTTCAATAAGGGAGACATACTGTAGGCTACAAAATCTGCTGAGCATGGGTCCCCAGAAcaaggattgaaaaccactgcctTAAGTCATGTGCACACTGCACGATTTATAAGAGTCCTTTACGATTGTTGCTTGTCAGACTGTATGAACATGATGAACATGTCACACTGTGGGATCTTAATTGTCATTATATGTCACACTACAGTCAAGAGGTGTTAAAAGCGGGTGCATGCAAGAAAACTTGACCATATCAGCCCATACACATTCAGTGACTCGAGTTGCTTTGCATGCGGACTGAAATGTTGGCAATCATGAAAAGTCCACGACTGGCAGCAATACAGATGAATTTAAAGAAGAGCACTatacacttacaaaaaaaaaagcagtgtAACTGCCGTTTATCATAGAATGACACTGTATGATTTTGGCCATGATTTGGCTGTCTGAGACAAATTTCACAAATCCTAAAATATTCCTCAGAGCTGATTAATGGCTGTTGCGGCAGTTCTGGTAATTCTGGCAGTGTCAAAAGATTTGGTGCCCAGTCCTACAGTGTGACTTCTGCGACGAACGTTAAATTGTCTTTGTTATCAGGACAAGCCATGATCAGAATTAATGCTTGAGATTTCTTCTAACCTCTTCCACCGCTCACAGAATTCCTATGATACTGTATGTTGCCCTTGCTACGATAAACACAGGTTGTACCACTGTTTCCATG encodes:
- the LOC132107285 gene encoding uncharacterized protein LOC132107285, producing MLRFDLYSWIPKEYHKLLRKAEKIFSRLKCWPNIYSIYLKADGQFGPIKFINTCVPDSILMALYICCTQNIHIASLFNSFEKLRAPMVFLRARMYNEAKASWLYWCNVTVTVDTENKYVTDAWSNPKDHLHMFDELIVSNNKLSPFERLGNVHALGISDLYPLLVLVEINQTMDTAPPLYIDDNYHRTYELQFLLMTRTSLPTHMIVGLNLFDRWILYDNSKLSIDNFNPKNADFRGDFTILLIGYVNVAQDDHYREVPFELPEEGHYGTIPFNLSHGSNNYKKEHSD